In Candidatus Bathyarchaeota archaeon, a single genomic region encodes these proteins:
- the aroA gene encoding 3-phosphoshikimate 1-carboxyvinyltransferase produces the protein MKEVELKPVKTLIGEVKASPSKSYTHRALIAASLAEGESKIRNPLICQDTEATLNIIKSYGAKIEKKRSVLTVVGVNEVETPNDVLNCKESGTTIRFATPILSFAKGISVLTGGESLRRRPMQPLIDALKQLKVKCFSAKGNGYPPIIVFGGLGIRGEASLPGNVSSQFISGLLFAAPLAKEDVKIKLTTPLESKPYVEMTLKILEKHGIYVSASNDKRFYFIPSNQAYKPFNHDVPGDYSSATFLLAAAAALTKSKIKIFGLKNSSLQADSVIIDVLKNMGAQVKVGENYVEVTSEEELNGIEFDAKNTPDLVPALTVLGCLAKGETKILNVERLKIKESNRIEALISELNKMGGELTFKDNSLIVKGNRELKGAEINPYGDHRIAMACSIAALKAKGKTKILNPECVKKSYPNFFKDLNKLGVKIAWK, from the coding sequence TTGAAGGAAGTTGAGTTAAAACCTGTTAAAACTTTAATTGGTGAAGTTAAAGCTTCTCCATCAAAATCTTACACGCATAGAGCTTTAATAGCTGCTTCTTTAGCTGAAGGTGAATCTAAAATAAGAAACCCATTAATTTGCCAAGATACTGAAGCAACATTAAATATTATTAAAAGTTATGGGGCAAAAATTGAAAAGAAAAGAAGCGTTTTAACAGTGGTAGGGGTAAATGAAGTTGAAACCCCAAACGATGTATTAAATTGCAAAGAGTCTGGAACAACGATTAGGTTTGCGACCCCAATTTTATCTTTTGCTAAAGGAATATCGGTTTTAACTGGAGGAGAATCTTTAAGAAGAAGACCTATGCAACCGCTTATAGATGCCTTAAAACAATTGAAGGTTAAGTGTTTTTCAGCTAAAGGAAACGGTTACCCGCCTATAATAGTTTTTGGAGGCTTAGGGATTAGAGGGGAAGCTTCTCTCCCCGGAAACGTAAGCTCTCAGTTTATTTCAGGATTGCTTTTCGCAGCGCCTTTAGCTAAAGAAGATGTTAAAATAAAATTAACTACACCTTTAGAATCTAAACCTTACGTTGAAATGACTTTAAAAATTTTAGAAAAACATGGCATTTATGTTTCAGCATCAAATGATAAAAGATTTTATTTTATTCCATCAAATCAAGCATATAAACCATTTAATCATGATGTGCCAGGAGATTACTCGTCTGCAACATTTCTATTAGCAGCAGCTGCTGCATTAACGAAATCTAAAATTAAAATTTTTGGGTTAAAAAATTCAAGCCTTCAAGCTGACAGTGTAATAATTGATGTTTTAAAAAACATGGGGGCTCAAGTTAAAGTTGGCGAAAATTATGTTGAAGTGACAAGTGAAGAAGAGTTGAATGGAATAGAATTTGATGCTAAAAACACGCCAGATTTGGTTCCAGCTTTAACAGTTTTAGGATGCTTAGCTAAAGGCGAAACAAAAATTCTTAACGTTGAAAGGCTTAAAATTAAAGAATCTAATAGAATTGAAGCGTTAATCTCAGAGTTAAATAAAATGGGTGGAGAATTAACTTTTAAAGATAACTCGTTGATTGTTAAGGGGAATCGTGAGCTTAAAGGCGCGGAAATAAACCCTTATGGAGATCATAGAATAGCTATGGCATGCTCGATAGCAGCTTTAAAAGCTAAAGGAAAAACTAAAATTTTAAACCCTGAATGCGTAAAAAAATCTTATCCAAATTTTTTTAAAGATTTAAATAAGCTTGGTGTAAAAATTGCCTGGAAATAA
- a CDS encoding shikimate kinase, protein MKAGEAVAFGAATIINAMATGKGSAFGVNLWTKAKVTFKKGKSIKVKILPDVNENPILARKVIEKIFRKFNVKGLGANVETTSNIPIARGLKSSSVAANAIALAASAALKEKISDLELINLGVEAALEAKVTITGAFDDACASYFGNIIITDNIKRRIEAFYALNKDYEVLIYAPKEKSYTSVVNIDKVKKLAPLVECAYEEALKGSFWKAMTLNGLIYSAVLGYDSEPAVEALFHGAVAAGLSGKGPAFVAVALKDVIEEVFKAWRKYKGELIKAKMNKKKAYIIDEP, encoded by the coding sequence TTGAAAGCTGGAGAAGCTGTAGCTTTTGGAGCTGCTACAATAATTAATGCTATGGCAACAGGTAAAGGCTCAGCTTTCGGAGTAAACTTATGGACTAAAGCTAAAGTAACATTTAAAAAAGGTAAATCTATAAAAGTTAAGATTTTACCAGATGTAAACGAGAATCCTATTTTAGCGAGGAAAGTGATAGAGAAAATATTTAGAAAATTTAATGTTAAAGGTTTGGGGGCAAACGTTGAAACAACATCTAATATTCCTATAGCTAGAGGTTTAAAAAGCAGTAGTGTAGCTGCTAACGCTATAGCTTTAGCTGCTTCAGCAGCTTTAAAAGAAAAGATTTCAGATTTAGAGTTAATTAATTTAGGGGTTGAAGCTGCTTTAGAAGCGAAAGTAACGATTACAGGAGCTTTCGATGATGCTTGCGCATCATATTTCGGAAACATTATTATAACAGATAATATTAAAAGGAGAATAGAAGCGTTTTATGCTTTAAATAAAGATTATGAAGTTTTAATTTATGCTCCTAAAGAAAAAAGTTATACAAGCGTTGTTAATATTGATAAAGTTAAGAAGCTTGCGCCTTTAGTTGAATGCGCTTATGAAGAAGCTTTAAAAGGAAGCTTTTGGAAAGCTATGACTTTAAATGGATTAATATATTCTGCAGTTTTAGGTTACGATTCTGAACCAGCTGTAGAAGCTTTATTTCATGGAGCTGTTGCAGCTGGGCTTTCAGGTAAAGGACCAGCATTCGTAGCGGTTGCATTAAAAGATGTTATTGAAGAAGTTTTTAAAGCTTGGAGAAAATATAAAGGTGAGTTGATTAAAGCAAAAATGAATAAGAAAAAAGCTTATATAATTGATGAACCTTGA
- a CDS encoding shikimate dehydrogenase: protein MDATSETEVYGLIGYPVKHSISPQIHNSAFKTLKINAVYLTFEVKKEFLKKALDGVKALGVKGVNVTIPYKIDVVKHLDELSQEATLIGAVNTILNTNGKLIGFNTDGIGVLKAFKAYKVELTGKKVVLLGAGGAAKAIGYAIADKVNSLIILNRTKRKALMLSKELKRKLKANALGGDLTLESLRKSLINADIIVNATSIGMTPNFNQTPVPKELLKSNMVVLDVVYNPLETKLLQEAKEAGAKCINGVEMLVQQAAEAFKIWFKVDPPIDEMRKAALKSLIGKEVN from the coding sequence TTGGATGCAACAAGTGAAACTGAAGTTTATGGGTTAATAGGTTATCCAGTAAAGCATTCTATAAGCCCTCAAATTCATAATTCAGCTTTTAAAACTCTTAAAATAAACGCTGTTTACTTAACTTTTGAAGTTAAAAAAGAGTTTTTGAAAAAAGCTTTAGATGGCGTGAAAGCTTTAGGAGTTAAAGGTGTAAATGTGACTATACCTTATAAAATTGATGTTGTAAAGCATCTTGATGAGTTAAGCCAGGAAGCGACCTTAATAGGCGCAGTTAACACAATATTAAATACCAATGGAAAGCTTATAGGCTTTAATACTGATGGCATAGGCGTTTTAAAAGCTTTTAAAGCTTATAAAGTTGAGTTAACTGGGAAAAAAGTTGTTTTGCTTGGTGCAGGAGGAGCAGCTAAAGCTATAGGTTACGCTATAGCTGATAAAGTAAACTCTTTAATTATTTTGAATAGAACAAAAAGAAAAGCTTTAATGCTTAGTAAAGAATTAAAGAGAAAGCTTAAAGCTAACGCTTTAGGCGGAGATTTAACTCTTGAATCTTTAAGAAAAAGCTTAATTAACGCTGACATTATTGTGAATGCAACTTCAATTGGAATGACGCCAAATTTTAATCAAACTCCTGTACCTAAAGAATTGTTAAAAAGCAATATGGTTGTTTTAGATGTTGTTTATAACCCTTTAGAAACTAAGCTTTTACAAGAGGCTAAAGAAGCTGGAGCTAAATGCATTAATGGAGTTGAAATGCTTGTTCAACAAGCTGCTGAAGCATTTAAAATATGGTTTAAAGTTGATCCGCCTATAGATGAAATGCGAAAAGCTGCTTTAAAAAGCTTAATTGGGAAAGAAGTAAATTGA
- the aroD gene encoding type I 3-dehydroquinate dehydratase: MKILICASIPVASVKEAAKLAEKAVKQKADLIEFRLDYFKGSSLDVKKLVETGEIRKIATNRLKSEGGKYAGKEEDRIKILIKAAEEGFELIDLELKTRNIKEVVKTVKNAGAKPLISFHNLKETPSEDILKKIYEREVEAEAEICKIVTKAKSILDNVKIFNLLKACRKPLVCFAMGRLGVPSRVLSPIFGGAFTYACVDQKFKAAPGQFTIQEMRKIYDLMGLI; this comes from the coding sequence GTGAAGATTCTTATATGCGCTTCAATACCAGTAGCTTCAGTTAAAGAAGCTGCGAAGCTGGCTGAAAAAGCTGTAAAGCAGAAAGCTGATTTAATAGAGTTTAGATTAGATTACTTTAAAGGCAGCTCATTAGATGTTAAAAAGCTTGTTGAAACTGGGGAGATAAGGAAAATAGCTACTAATAGATTAAAAAGCGAGGGCGGAAAATACGCTGGTAAAGAAGAGGATAGAATTAAAATTTTAATTAAGGCTGCTGAAGAAGGATTTGAGTTAATAGATTTAGAATTAAAAACAAGAAATATTAAAGAAGTGGTTAAAACAGTAAAAAACGCTGGCGCTAAACCTTTAATTTCTTTTCATAACCTTAAAGAAACACCTTCAGAAGATATTTTAAAAAAAATTTATGAGAGAGAAGTTGAAGCTGAAGCTGAAATATGCAAAATTGTAACTAAAGCTAAATCAATTTTAGATAACGTTAAAATCTTTAATTTATTAAAGGCGTGTAGAAAACCTTTAGTTTGCTTTGCTATGGGAAGGCTTGGTGTACCTTCTAGAGTTTTATCCCCTATTTTCGGTGGAGCTTTTACTTATGCTTGTGTAGATCAAAAATTTAAAGCTGCACCTGGACAATTTACAATTCAAGAAATGCGAAAAATATATGATTTAATGGGGTTAATTTAA
- a CDS encoding 3-dehydroquinate synthase II (catalyzes the formation of 3-dehydroquinate from 3-deoxy-aribino-heptulonate 7-phosphate): MKELWINLEDDLSKEKLNKLSSSINLIDVAFLPKEFINEAKRIGVKKIASINGESDIKVVNVSLKKDLEKLSEGAAARIFIKTGEDEGLAVSAVEAGAKYVIVNCVNWKVIPLENLIAKIQQYKGKLIAEVSSVEEAKTALKTLELGVDGVLIKVYERSEIEEVNKIVKGLESIIELNSAKILNLKSLEVGARACIDTCDIMKEGEGLLVGSQSSGLFLVQAEVQVNPYVEPRPFRVNAGAISSYVLAPENKTKYLSELKAGDEVLIVNREGKTRKTNVCRVKIEYRPLILVEAEFNNEPLKVVLQNAETIRLVTKTTSKSIAELKPGDEVLVRFEEGGRHFGTLIKEETVIEK; this comes from the coding sequence ATGAAGGAGCTTTGGATTAATCTAGAGGACGATTTATCAAAAGAAAAGTTAAATAAGCTTTCTTCAAGCATTAATTTAATTGATGTTGCTTTTTTACCTAAAGAGTTTATAAATGAAGCGAAAAGAATAGGCGTTAAAAAAATAGCTTCTATAAACGGCGAAAGCGACATAAAAGTGGTTAATGTTTCTTTAAAAAAGGATTTAGAAAAATTGAGTGAAGGAGCAGCTGCAAGAATATTTATAAAAACAGGTGAGGATGAAGGTTTAGCTGTTTCAGCTGTTGAAGCTGGAGCTAAATATGTTATAGTTAACTGCGTTAACTGGAAAGTTATTCCATTAGAAAATTTAATCGCGAAAATTCAACAGTATAAAGGAAAATTGATAGCTGAAGTTTCAAGCGTTGAAGAAGCTAAAACAGCGCTTAAAACATTAGAGTTAGGAGTAGATGGAGTTTTAATTAAGGTTTATGAGCGTTCAGAAATTGAGGAAGTAAATAAAATTGTTAAAGGTTTAGAAAGCATAATAGAGTTAAATTCAGCTAAAATATTAAATTTAAAATCTCTTGAAGTGGGTGCTAGAGCTTGCATAGATACATGCGACATAATGAAGGAGGGAGAAGGCTTGCTTGTTGGAAGCCAATCTTCAGGGTTATTTCTTGTTCAAGCTGAAGTTCAAGTAAACCCTTATGTAGAACCGAGACCATTTAGAGTAAACGCAGGCGCTATTTCATCTTATGTGCTTGCTCCAGAAAATAAAACAAAATATTTATCAGAGTTAAAGGCTGGAGATGAAGTTTTAATAGTTAATAGAGAAGGTAAAACACGTAAAACAAACGTTTGCAGAGTTAAAATAGAGTATAGACCATTAATTTTAGTTGAAGCTGAATTTAACAACGAACCTCTTAAAGTTGTTTTGCAAAATGCTGAAACAATAAGGCTTGTTACTAAAACAACTTCAAAATCAATTGCTGAATTAAAGCCTGGAGATGAAGTTTTAGTGAGATTTGAGGAAGGGGGAAGACATTTCGGAACCCTTATTAAAGAGGAAACTGTGATAGAAAAGTGA
- a CDS encoding 2-amino-3,7-dideoxy-D-threo-hept-6-ulosonate synthase — protein sequence MSLGKERRLKRIFLNGKTVIIPMDHGVTSGPIKGLTNMQAIIDKLALGEANGIVVHKGIAKTVDTKGLGLIIHLSASTKYSLNPNRKIIICSIKEAVRLGADAISIHINVGDEKEPEMLKALGKIADGCDYFGLPLLAMMYPRGPKISSEHDFEAVAHAARLGAELGADVIKTNYTGSIETFRKVVEGCPVPVVIAGGPKVETSREILQMVYDSLKAGGSGVSIGRNVFQHENPTAMTKALAAIVHKGASVNEALKILGES from the coding sequence TTGAGTTTAGGGAAAGAAAGAAGGTTAAAGAGAATTTTTCTAAATGGTAAAACAGTTATAATTCCAATGGATCATGGCGTAACAAGTGGACCTATTAAAGGGTTAACAAATATGCAAGCTATTATAGATAAATTAGCGCTTGGAGAAGCTAATGGAATAGTTGTTCATAAAGGTATAGCTAAAACAGTTGATACTAAAGGGTTAGGGTTAATAATTCATCTTTCAGCAAGCACAAAATACTCTTTAAACCCTAATAGAAAAATTATAATTTGCTCCATTAAGGAAGCTGTTAGATTGGGGGCTGATGCTATTTCAATTCATATAAATGTTGGAGATGAGAAAGAACCTGAAATGCTTAAAGCATTAGGTAAAATAGCTGATGGATGCGATTATTTTGGATTACCTTTATTAGCAATGATGTACCCTAGAGGACCTAAAATAAGCAGCGAGCATGATTTTGAGGCTGTAGCGCATGCTGCTAGATTAGGAGCTGAATTAGGAGCAGATGTGATTAAAACTAATTATACTGGAAGCATAGAAACATTTAGAAAGGTTGTAGAAGGGTGCCCTGTTCCAGTAGTTATTGCTGGAGGACCTAAAGTTGAAACAAGCCGGGAAATTCTTCAAATGGTTTATGATTCATTAAAAGCTGGCGGTTCTGGAGTATCGATAGGAAGAAATGTTTTTCAACATGAAAATCCTACAGCTATGACTAAAGCTTTAGCGGCAATAGTTCATAAAGGTGCTTCTGTTAATGAAGCTTTAAAAATTCTTGGTGAATCTTAA
- a CDS encoding aspartate kinase encodes MSKLNKIIVVKFGGSSLASSNQIVKAACSIIEAAKKGFKPVVVVSAMGKSTDQLLEIARETIKNKKNFKELLDDILSMGERTSARIFSAALKANGANAKYFDPLNSDWPIVTDDAYGNAKPILEECIKKIKQYVHPILNQNIIPVIPGFIGKTSSGEITTIGRGGSDTTAFILAQALNADEVVLVTDVKGIMTGDPKLVKDPKPLDVIPIQTLAGLADSGAKFIHKKALKYKPENIDVKVISYEAGTIEAKGTIIKGGLVNELLIELFPKPMLMVTVVGKGVSEEPSIIKGIIEEIKARNIDLIGTSSDYNSLIFYLPEENVNGLLNSIHEIVKAHEEALAMAVKKNLALIQITGVGLEETPGVIGKISIPLHDRNINIYGIFTITSSIKVLVEWSDKDEALTLIKNMLKEED; translated from the coding sequence ATGAGTAAACTAAATAAAATTATTGTGGTAAAATTTGGGGGAAGCAGCTTAGCTTCAAGCAATCAAATAGTTAAAGCTGCTTGCTCAATAATTGAAGCTGCTAAAAAAGGTTTTAAGCCAGTTGTTGTTGTTTCAGCTATGGGTAAATCTACAGATCAACTGCTAGAAATAGCTAGAGAAACCATCAAGAATAAAAAAAACTTTAAAGAGTTGTTGGATGATATTCTTTCAATGGGAGAAAGAACAAGTGCAAGAATTTTTTCAGCAGCATTAAAAGCTAATGGAGCAAACGCTAAGTACTTTGACCCCTTGAACAGCGATTGGCCTATAGTAACAGATGATGCATATGGAAACGCTAAACCAATTCTTGAAGAATGCATTAAAAAAATTAAGCAGTATGTGCATCCAATTTTAAATCAAAATATAATCCCGGTTATCCCAGGTTTTATAGGTAAAACTTCTTCAGGAGAAATTACAACAATTGGTAGGGGAGGAAGCGATACTACCGCATTTATTTTAGCTCAAGCATTAAATGCTGATGAAGTGGTCTTAGTAACTGATGTTAAAGGAATAATGACTGGTGATCCAAAGCTTGTTAAGGATCCTAAACCTTTAGACGTTATACCTATTCAAACGCTTGCAGGTTTAGCTGATTCAGGAGCAAAGTTTATTCATAAAAAAGCTTTAAAATACAAACCTGAAAATATAGATGTTAAAGTGATTAGTTATGAAGCTGGAACAATTGAAGCTAAAGGCACAATAATTAAAGGAGGCTTAGTAAACGAGCTTTTAATAGAATTGTTTCCAAAGCCTATGTTAATGGTGACTGTAGTTGGTAAAGGAGTTTCTGAAGAACCATCAATAATTAAAGGGATTATTGAAGAGATAAAAGCTAGAAACATAGATTTAATTGGAACATCAAGCGATTACAATTCTTTAATATTTTATTTACCTGAAGAAAATGTTAACGGCCTTTTAAATTCAATTCATGAAATAGTTAAAGCGCATGAAGAAGCTTTAGCTATGGCTGTAAAAAAGAATTTAGCTTTAATTCAAATAACTGGAGTTGGACTTGAAGAAACACCTGGAGTTATAGGAAAAATTTCTATCCCTCTTCATGATAGAAATATAAATATTTATGGAATTTTCACAATAACTTCAAGCATTAAGGTTTTAGTTGAGTGGAGTGATAAAGATGAAGCTTTAACGCTTATTAAAAATATGTTAAAAGAGGAGGATTAA
- the truD gene encoding tRNA pseudouridine(13) synthase TruD, translating to MEALSIEKQLGIHVFLTSTKGLGGKIKVYPEDFIVEEQLVNGLTAAIDFNLLKFDLKSEGLYQLCIMVKKGLDTLTALKHISKAFKISWKKISIAGLKDANALTAQFIAFKALKLNAAKLLLNGKIKIFPIKIVNEPLNSSFLLGNNFTIRIRELKLPFNEAKEAVKAVLREINNVGGVPNFFGHQRFGTVRPITHIVGKYIVKRDFEKAVLTYLGSPSVYENPEVKKIREELLETLNFKKALKTFPAYLEYEKVMLKHLVKHPKDYIGALKRLPSRLRLLFVNAYQSLLFNECLSKRILMNIPINKPLEGDWVFKNSNLIKVSNVNLKELNKEVNLGKAFLTLPIFGYQSKLSDGIQGEIEKAVLEKEEVKLKNFYIGAMPEASGAGGFRAALAKVKNINFNFENNQTIVFKFFLDKSSYATVFLRELMKPRNLVEAGF from the coding sequence ATGGAAGCTTTAAGCATAGAAAAGCAGCTTGGAATTCATGTTTTCTTAACTTCAACCAAGGGTTTAGGTGGAAAAATTAAGGTTTACCCAGAGGATTTTATAGTTGAAGAGCAGTTGGTTAACGGGTTAACTGCTGCAATAGATTTTAACCTCCTAAAATTTGATTTAAAAAGTGAAGGATTATATCAACTGTGCATAATGGTTAAAAAAGGCTTAGATACTTTAACAGCTTTAAAACATATTTCAAAAGCGTTTAAAATTAGCTGGAAGAAAATAAGCATAGCAGGGTTAAAGGATGCTAACGCTTTAACAGCGCAGTTTATAGCCTTTAAAGCGTTAAAGCTTAATGCAGCTAAGCTTTTACTTAATGGTAAAATAAAAATTTTCCCAATAAAAATTGTTAATGAACCGTTAAACTCAAGCTTTCTTTTAGGAAATAATTTCACAATAAGAATTCGCGAGTTAAAATTACCTTTTAATGAAGCGAAGGAAGCTGTTAAAGCAGTTTTAAGAGAAATTAATAATGTAGGAGGTGTTCCAAACTTTTTCGGTCACCAAAGATTTGGAACAGTTAGGCCTATAACGCATATAGTAGGCAAATATATCGTTAAAAGAGATTTTGAAAAAGCAGTTTTAACTTATTTAGGTTCACCAAGCGTTTATGAAAATCCTGAAGTTAAAAAGATTAGAGAAGAACTTCTAGAAACGTTAAATTTTAAAAAAGCATTAAAAACTTTTCCAGCTTATTTAGAATATGAAAAAGTTATGCTTAAGCATTTAGTTAAGCATCCTAAAGATTATATTGGTGCTTTAAAGCGTTTACCTTCAAGATTAAGGCTTTTATTCGTTAATGCTTATCAATCCCTTCTTTTCAATGAATGCTTAAGCAAAAGAATTTTAATGAATATTCCTATTAACAAACCTTTAGAGGGAGATTGGGTTTTTAAAAACTCAAATTTAATTAAAGTTTCCAACGTTAACTTAAAAGAGTTAAATAAAGAAGTGAATTTGGGGAAAGCTTTTTTAACTTTGCCTATTTTCGGTTATCAATCAAAACTTTCTGATGGAATTCAAGGCGAAATAGAAAAAGCTGTTCTTGAAAAAGAAGAGGTGAAATTGAAAAACTTTTATATTGGAGCTATGCCTGAAGCTAGCGGCGCCGGAGGATTTAGAGCAGCCTTAGCTAAAGTTAAAAACATTAACTTCAACTTTGAGAATAATCAAACAATTGTTTTCAAGTTTTTTCTAGATAAAAGCTCTTATGCAACTGTTTTCTTAAGAGAATTAATGAAACCAAGAAATTTAGTTGAAGCAGGATTCTAA
- the pth2 gene encoding peptidyl-tRNA hydrolase Pth2 codes for MNFEYKQVIVVRSDLKMSKGKIAVQAAHAAVSASEKAKEINEENWRKWLQEGQKKVVVKVKTLKELIKLKEKSEEAGLPTVLIEDRGLTELSPGTITCLGIGPALSELIDKITGDLPLL; via the coding sequence ATGAATTTCGAGTATAAACAAGTAATTGTTGTAAGATCTGATTTAAAAATGAGCAAGGGTAAAATAGCGGTTCAAGCAGCGCATGCAGCAGTTTCAGCTTCAGAAAAAGCTAAAGAAATAAATGAAGAAAATTGGCGAAAATGGCTTCAAGAAGGACAGAAAAAAGTTGTTGTTAAAGTAAAAACTTTAAAAGAGTTGATTAAGTTGAAGGAGAAAAGTGAGGAAGCTGGTTTACCGACAGTTTTAATTGAGGATAGAGGTTTAACAGAGCTTTCTCCAGGAACAATAACATGTTTAGGTATAGGACCAGCTTTAAGCGAGTTAATAGATAAAATAACTGGGGATTTGCCCCTGCTTTAA
- a CDS encoding aminotransferase class III-fold pyridoxal phosphate-dependent enzyme, producing the protein MVDEYPKIVSLPPGVKALDEIAKDEKAISPSVFRRYAMVVESGEDCIIKDVDGNKYVDFNSGMLSLTIGHSHPKIVKAIKDQAEKLIHYPYSTFYCPIVTSLAEELIKITPLKGAGKAIFCSGNSNAVEASIRISEWYTRKNQFIAFLGSFHGVTTGSLSLTTLDQTKKKYFNQLMNVIYVPYPYCYRCLFKASFPECDYLCLSMLKEFIDKNSLADNAAAFFIEPIQIEAGCVIPPQGYFEKLKKILEAYEILLIDNEARLSFGRAGAWLSINHWKIEPDAILFGSSMASGMPLSAVVAKEDLMDLEPNSYLTISGGNLIACTAALTTIKIIREEHLIENSLRQGSFILKRLKEIQEKYEMIGDIRGKGLLIGVEIVKDKESKASAELEAKELEKKLWRRGLALICCGKSTLMLAPPITITENLINYSLDVIEDVFKEVLE; encoded by the coding sequence TTGGTTGATGAATACCCGAAAATTGTTTCGCTTCCACCAGGCGTTAAAGCGCTTGATGAAATAGCTAAAGATGAAAAAGCTATTTCCCCTTCAGTTTTTAGGCGTTACGCGATGGTTGTTGAATCTGGAGAAGATTGCATAATAAAAGATGTTGATGGAAATAAATATGTTGATTTTAACTCTGGAATGCTTTCCTTAACAATTGGGCATTCGCATCCTAAAATTGTTAAAGCTATTAAAGATCAAGCTGAAAAGTTAATTCATTACCCTTACTCAACTTTTTACTGCCCTATTGTAACAAGTTTAGCAGAGGAATTAATTAAAATCACACCTTTAAAAGGAGCTGGAAAAGCTATTTTTTGCAGCGGGAACTCAAATGCTGTTGAAGCTTCAATAAGAATAAGCGAATGGTACACGAGAAAAAATCAATTTATAGCTTTTTTAGGTTCCTTTCATGGAGTTACAACTGGAAGCTTAAGCTTAACAACTTTAGATCAAACAAAGAAAAAGTATTTTAACCAATTAATGAATGTAATTTATGTCCCCTATCCTTATTGTTATAGATGTTTATTTAAAGCTTCTTTTCCAGAATGCGATTATTTATGCTTATCAATGCTTAAAGAGTTTATTGATAAAAATAGTTTAGCGGATAATGCTGCTGCATTCTTTATTGAGCCCATTCAAATAGAGGCTGGATGCGTAATACCGCCTCAAGGATATTTTGAAAAGCTTAAGAAAATTCTGGAAGCTTATGAGATTCTTTTAATCGATAATGAAGCGAGGTTAAGCTTTGGTAGAGCTGGAGCTTGGCTTTCAATAAATCATTGGAAAATTGAGCCTGACGCGATTTTATTCGGTTCCTCGATGGCTTCAGGCATGCCTTTAAGCGCTGTAGTAGCTAAGGAAGATTTAATGGATTTAGAGCCAAACTCTTATTTAACAATTAGCGGAGGAAACTTAATAGCTTGCACAGCAGCTTTAACAACAATTAAAATTATTAGAGAAGAGCATTTAATTGAAAACTCGCTTCGCCAAGGCAGCTTTATTCTTAAAAGGCTTAAAGAAATCCAGGAAAAATATGAAATGATAGGTGACATTCGAGGTAAAGGCTTGTTGATAGGTGTTGAAATAGTTAAAGATAAAGAAAGCAAAGCTTCAGCTGAACTTGAGGCTAAAGAGCTTGAGAAAAAGCTTTGGAGAAGAGGCTTAGCTTTAATTTGTTGCGGAAAATCAACTTTAATGCTTGCACCCCCAATCACAATTACTGAAAATTTAATTAATTACAGCTTAGATGTTATTGAAGACGTTTTTAAAGAGGTTTTAGAATAA
- a CDS encoding Rpp14/Pop5 family protein has protein sequence MPLKRESFRYILIKILLPKENFELKRESFQSALTNSILTLFGEVGLTESKFKLLTFNQEKKFAIVKCSKNFLNNFRAATALINEIDNKPILLFIAKASGTIKGVKKALFFNKKENNQNQENNQ, from the coding sequence ATGCCTTTAAAAAGAGAAAGCTTCAGATATATTTTAATAAAAATTCTTCTTCCTAAAGAAAATTTTGAATTAAAAAGGGAAAGCTTTCAATCAGCTTTAACAAACTCTATTTTAACGCTTTTTGGTGAAGTTGGCTTAACTGAAAGCAAATTTAAATTGTTAACATTTAACCAAGAAAAGAAATTTGCTATAGTTAAATGCAGCAAAAATTTTTTAAACAATTTTAGAGCGGCAACCGCGTTGATAAATGAAATAGATAATAAACCTATACTGCTTTTTATAGCTAAAGCTTCAGGAACAATTAAAGGCGTTAAAAAAGCTTTATTTTTTAATAAAAAAGAAAACAATCAAAACCAAGAAAATAACCAATAA